One Microcoleus sp. FACHB-831 DNA window includes the following coding sequences:
- the murI gene encoding glutamate racemase: MTPPTTQNFSSQSSLKIGIFDSGVGGLTVLREVYRQLPNESILYFGDTARLPYGTRSQAEILQFCLEILNWMTEQGVKMAIVACNTSSALAIEKVRSEFNLPILGTILPGARAAVGIGKRIGVIATPATAASNAFRRAILEIDSSCHVWQVGCPEFVPLIEQNRISDPYTAEVAKEYLSPLLEQEIDTLVYGCTHYPHLAPVLKTILPPSVKVVDPAVHVVAAAAQELDLLGLRNTRPALPTRFAVSGCPQQFATVSVQWLGCTPVVEKVYLPAMSHPGTQFGRKP; encoded by the coding sequence ATTACCCCCCCTACAACTCAAAATTTTTCCTCTCAATCCTCATTGAAAATTGGGATATTTGACAGCGGTGTGGGGGGGCTGACTGTTTTGAGAGAAGTTTACCGCCAGTTGCCTAATGAATCGATTCTCTACTTTGGAGACACGGCGCGGCTGCCCTACGGTACTCGCTCTCAGGCAGAAATTTTGCAGTTCTGCTTAGAAATTCTCAACTGGATGACAGAGCAGGGGGTGAAAATGGCGATCGTAGCCTGCAACACCAGTTCTGCTCTGGCAATCGAGAAGGTGCGTTCTGAGTTTAATTTACCAATTCTGGGGACTATCCTGCCGGGGGCACGCGCCGCTGTTGGCATAGGAAAACGGATTGGCGTCATCGCTACCCCAGCTACTGCCGCCAGCAATGCTTTCCGTCGCGCTATTTTAGAAATTGATAGTTCGTGTCATGTCTGGCAAGTGGGATGTCCGGAGTTTGTGCCCTTAATTGAGCAAAATCGCATTAGCGACCCCTATACTGCTGAGGTGGCTAAGGAGTATCTCTCACCTTTGCTAGAGCAAGAGATCGATACGCTCGTCTATGGCTGCACCCACTATCCTCATTTAGCACCCGTATTAAAGACTATTCTTCCTCCATCGGTTAAGGTTGTTGACCCAGCAGTACATGTTGTTGCCGCCGCCGCCCAAGAACTAGACTTGCTAGGACTGCGAAATACCCGTCCCGCTCTACCGACACGATTTGCGGTAAGCGGTTGTCCTCAACAGTTTGCTACTGTTTCAGTACAGTGGTTGGGGTGTACTCCCGTTGTTGAAAAAGTTTATCTCCCAGCAATGTCGCACCCAGGCACGCAGTTTGGTCGCAAGCCATGA